Part of the Henckelia pumila isolate YLH828 chromosome 2, ASM3356847v2, whole genome shotgun sequence genome is shown below.
CAAAATAATGTAAAACTCTAACTAAACCCTTGGATGTGCAATCTGAATCATCTTTCCATCTGAAGTTATATTATTTCCCCATTAAACTAGATTTGAACATTTTCTCAACCACAGGCCAAGAGTTACCGAGAAACTCATCGAGATCACATAAAGTTTGATGGAAAGGATTGCTAAAATAAGAGGTTAGAAATTTAGATGAAAAGTTTTCAAGTCAAAGCCAATGGATGAGTAATCATCTTCTCAGCggatatgaaatttaattttgagCATTGAGTAACGTTGTTTACCTCAAGTCCAGAATTTGAGTGCAATTCAGAACTTTCAGAGGTTGAATCCAAAGAAATTTCATCATGTATTCCAGTTGAGTTATATCGCGAGACAAAATAGCTGGTGTCATCTATGCTGTCAGGTTGTGGTACAAAAGCAGCCTACAGGAACAAATATGCTCATTTTGAGAAAAACACCAATCCAAGTTCATATAGGACAAGCAGACTGAGaagaaattatttgaaattcgAAACGGGAATGTCAATGGCAGTAAACGGCATTTGCAAGCCAATTTTCGAACTGATCACCATTCAAATACAAAtagaatataaatattataaccTAGAAAACTCATTTGCAattgaatatataattttaaatgcaAAGGTTGAAAACCAATCCAATATGTGAGCTGGTGTTCCACCTTTTGTAAAGCGAGATTATTCCAGTCGACTCCGGAGAAAAAGGGATGTGCTTTCACCTGAAAGGAATAGGGAAACAAAGGTAATAGTGTGAATGTATCTTCCAAACCATTGTAAGGTTTATCATTTTGCTTATTCAGATGATCAGAAAACACTATTATAGTTCAATTAATGATGAAACCTCTGACGCTCCTTTTGCTCCTAAACGTAGATTTGGATCATGAAGAAGCAGCCTATCAGAAATATGTGTACAAAATCAGCCAATGCACACAAAAAGACGGAAAATAAGTGCACAGAGACATAGTGGCAAAGTAGGGAGGTGATTAATAACTGCAGTAGAGGGACCCTTATTCACTAATTATTGTGGAGTTAATCTACAGTTATCCATTAAGTTTATAATTTTATTCAATCAAAGAATATTGATACATTCTTGCTCTTTTTAAAATAGAAACAAGGACCAAATTCCTGCTATGATCACAGTCCAGGTCATCGGCATTTGAAATAGAAGCTGCTATTATAGTTCTCAAAGAGTTTTAAGAAACTAGAATGACAGGACTAACTCTCCAAACCCCAATATACTTGTAAATGTCGCTCATCTTTAATCATATTTACAAACCTGTCAATCAGATCTTGGGCCTCAAAAGACATTTCTGTTGGAACAGATGGCCAGGGGATTTTCCTGTTGAGAATGTTGTCAAAAATAATCTGTCAAGGCAAGAAAATGACCAAGCGTAAGGAGAATGAAATAAACATTCGTACCGAAAAGAAGCAAGGAATATACATAGAAAGATGAACAAAACAGAACCTTCGCAGAGAGAAAATTAATCACACAAAAATTATATTCAGAAGCAATACATAATCAAAAAGAAGTAACTGGATCACTAAGAGTCCGGAATCAGAGTATAAGAGTAATATGACTTAATCCGTTATGGAGGCAATGAATTTGCAGACTAGATTTGAGTAGTCATCGGTCTTATTAGAAATGATTGGAAGCTGAATGCTCCCTTTGTCcaattttaaaaagataaaaagtAACTGGATCACTAAGAGTCCGGAATCAGAGTATAAGAGTAATAGGACTTAATCCGTTATGGAGGCAATGAATTTGCAGACTAGATTTGAGTAGTCATCGGTCTTATTAGAAATGATTGGAAGCTGAATGCTCCCTTTGTCCAATTTTAAAAAGATACAAAGTAACTGGATCACTAAGAGTCCGGAATCAGAGTATAAGAGTAATAGGACTTAATCCGTTATGGAGGCAATGAATTTGCAGACTAGATTTCATCGGTCTTATTAGAAATGATTGGATGCTGAATGCTCCCTTTGTCCAATTTTAAAAAGATACACGGAGGACCACTAAAATTGAAGTCCTGATTTGACAGGATAACAGCAGATGTCATTCAACCAGACTGTGTTTACATGttcaagaaaaatattttaataggaAACTAAAATAATTACTGCCATCTCTTCAAATTCTCCCCATGGTTCAAAACaatcatatttatattatttagtGATCTATAGGCCAGTGCTAAAATGGGAAACAGATAGACTGCAGTATTGGTAAAGGTAAAGGCTGTTTACAAATTTGAGAACCAAATTATCAAATACCTCTGGATGATCAGCAGTGAAAGGTGGAATTCCagtaataaattcaaagagtaTAATCCCCACAGACCACCAATCTGAGGCATAACCTGCAGATGCATCCAGAAGGTAACATCAGCAATCAAACACATATTTTCCTTCATTCAGCGTGTTAGTTTCAGAAAGCTGAAGATGTGCTAAAGAAACAGAGGACTGTCAgcacaaaagaaaatatttttccctTACCATGTTCTGTGCCTAAAAGAATTTCGGGTGCCAAGTAGTCTGGGGTGCCGACAGCAGATTGATGACTGTCCTCTGAATCGGTATTGAGCCGACCGTGCATTTCTGGGCCCTCAAATGTCTTGATCTCAGGTCCAGATAGATCAGTGGTGCAATTCATGAGGCCAATTTTCGATAATCCAAAATCTGTTAGCTGATCAAATAGTTCAGGATTTAGAGATATGATCATGAAAAACTAGAAATGGAATAGGTAGGCATGTAACACACATGATATTCACATCTTCACCAATGAGCTTGTGGCAACCACAAATTCTCTCAAGTTACCAACAAATGGAAAGAAGATGAAATCAAACAAACTGAAGTGTATAAATGAAAATTTCTATTCCCAGATGTAACCCTTTTTACGAAGGGGTAACTCTCTTTTCCCTAGCTACTGCTAGTATccaaaaattcagaaaatgaATAACTGCATCCTATCACTTTCCTCTGCTCATATTTTTATCCTCCCCTTTCCTCCCTCCCACGTGAACTCTAATTAACTATGGGCTTCCCTAACTTGGGCCTTGATCCTTTTATTGTTAAATACAAGGCCGATTTATAATTTAGTATGTTAGTCCTATGAGATGAGGAAAAAGAATGATAAAATTGAGAAGAACCCAGGTTGAGAGTTTGTAAGAGATCATAAATTATAACCAGCACATAAAATCATAGAATCACAAAGTCACCatacaaattttatttatttgtttcacAGCCATCATTGTCTAGGCTCTGCATCAATGAAGTATTTGGAGCAGATATTGTACAGTAGTCCTTGGAATCAAGGAGGTGACTGCATCTCCATTGTTCATCATGGCTCAGGTAGGAATAAGAATGAATGAACTAACTGTTGATTATTGCAAGAGAATTTAATTCATCGTTACAAAATTAACTTTTCTGCAGGAGACAGATTAAACCATGAGGCATATTCCTGAGTCCTAACCAATATATCATATACTGTACTCATACGTCAACAAAAGCTCCAAGAAAGTGTTACAATTTTAGTCTATCAATTGTCAATGATACCTTGATGTGCCCATCATGTGCAATTAAAATATTATCTGGTTTCAGATCTCGATGCACTATTCCAAGAGAATGAAGGTATTCCAGAGCAAGAACCTGAAACATTCCACAAGTATCTTCACAAGCTGTTAATAGGATTCAAACGAGAATTTACATAAAACATCTGCAAAGCAGTACCAATTCCGCAATATAGGTACGAGCTACCACTTCTTCAAGACAACCAATTTTCCTCAGCAAAGAGTATAAATCTCCACCATTGAGATACTCCATTACCAAATAGAGGTGGTCTGTACTTGTAAATGAGTAAAAAAAACGAACCTGCAGCATCAACGAACATAATTCTGATAGGTTCACAAACTTTATTGCCAGACAACAGAAAATTGTTTGTGGATTATTATATGTCAAATAATATATGCTAGATATGTGATATTGTCAAAATTACAGGCAGATATTTGAGAAAATTTAATAGTGATTCTGAGTATAGAAAAGATTTTACGACTTTCACTCCAATGCATTTTCACCAATATCCAAAGAAAATTATTGTAATCTAATCTAAGGGATCAATAAGAATCTGAATTCTCCAGATATTCACTTGGATATAGAACTTTATGGCCAAAGGGAATAAAACTCAAACTGTACCACATTCTCTATTCACTATATCTCTACTACTCGGGTATCAAAGTGGAAATTCCAATCAACAGTTTTTTTGTGTGTTGTCTAAATATCTATGGCTGCTAAAACCAAAAACCCCACCAGGTTGCTGTTACATGTATGGTAACCACACCAAAAAAACTTATCTTGGCTACTGTTCACGTGAACGGTAATCATATGGTCATGCTTCTACCTACCTATCTGTCCTTGCTGCAAGTAAAACAGCCACTGATTTTAAAGTCTACCAATCTGATATACCCCTTCGTAAACCCAATAGAGATTGTGGGCTACTAATCAAATTAAAGCACTACTCGACTGCTCACCATTTAGAATATAAAATCATACAACTTTCAGTTAAATTTTCCATGTTCAAGTTGAGAGGAAGAAATAGAAATCAAAGATATTATGCAGAATCAGATCTCATATTATTAaggttataatatatattaatatgattaattaaGCTTTAGGATAGCTAAGATTTTCCACCATGTTTATCCAAATGTATTTTCACCTATATAAAGAGAATATAAGagaaattaagaaaattttagCCTTTTGAGCTTGTGCATGGATATCGATCTTTACTGCTGAATCACCAAAATCTTGTGCTATGTTTCATTTTCTCGTCACTTCATTTGTATTACCTTGAAACTCAACATTGATGTTTGGACTTTGGATTATCAAGGATAAATTATAGTTGGTAACATACTTTTAGAGACTAAACATAAATGGATTTGGTATTCATTTCCCTGTAAGTTGATTTGGATGATAATTTAATCAAAATGAGGCATTACCACAAAAGGGTTCCGCACCGTAATCAATATATTACGCTCAGCCAGTATGCGCTCAATATCATTTTTTCGTAGGATGTCCAATTTCTTGAGCACCTGCATAAGCAACAAATAAAATGACCGTTAAACATACACAGATATACTCAACTAGAAATTTAGCACAAAGAAGAGAAAAACTGGGTATCTATAAAATGGCAATGTTTAGCGGTTGTCTAACATGGGTAAGTGAAAAGTCATAGTCTCTCAATAATTTTTAAGTAACATGTTGCTCGCTGTAGTTACCGTGTTAGGCAAACAGGAAACGTGAGGTAAAAATTTACTAGCTAATACCAAATCATGATTTGCAAATAATTAAACCCCTTTTCCAAAAAGAACCCTTACAGAGACTGGTTACAGTTGCCTGTGCTAAAATTTAGAAAGGCGAGAGGACAAGGagaaattgtattttgaatGCAAATTAAAGACACATGTTTTGAAGTTTCAATGCATGCTAGACAATACACCTAGTTAGCTTTAGGCTGGTTGTCATACTTCATACAAGCTTTAGACAAGTCTTTCACAAACTACTACCAATCAAATATAGTCAGGCAACCCATAAATTGTAATGACAAGGTATAATCTCCCCCCATTTGCTGCTTAAGGGTGTAGAGCATGGATTTACTGAGTTGTCATCTGCAGCATTAGAAGGTTATGCATCTGAACCATACCTTGATAGCAAATAGATCCCCAGTAGTTCGTTTTCGGGCCAGAAATACTTTGCCATAAGCTCCTCTGCTGATGGGTTTGATAATATCAAAATCGTCAATACTAATACGTTCTTTATGCGTCCTATGTGAAGGAGTAGATGTTGTACTACTCTGAGATGTACTGTCAAGCAATGATCTGGAGCTTTCTGGATGTGGTACATCATTAACATCATCCACTAGATTGCAAGCATGAATGTATTTCTCCCTGCATATCAAGGAAACAAATGCTGATTACCACAGGCAGCACACATTAATGTTAAACATGTGCTCTCAGTTATCCTGTCAAACATACTACCTCAGAAGGCTTTCAATTCGGCTACCAAATGTATCCACCAAAAGAGCCTTATGCTTAGTATGTTGCAAAATGTCCTGTAGGTCTTGCATACAATCAAGTAAAAACTCGTGGGATCCTCCATCTGAAAGATCAGTCTCAGCCACACAGCGGGCAATATCAGCCAGGTCAATTATCTGCAAACAAAACGATGAAGTATGCATTCCAAGATAAGCAGTGATTTAGATTAAATTCACACGTAAATTGTATCTCCAATGTATGTCACATTTCATTAAAAGGAAAATGATATGACATTAAAGTAAAAGACATCCCttaaaaaattcagaaatgCTAGAATGCAAAATGAAAACCAATGAATTATAATTCAAGTGAGCAAGATAGTAAGAGACATGTGTAAATAAGAAACATGTGCAATACATCTTCCGAATAGAAGGGAAAACAACGATCAAAGGAAAATATTGTCATCATTTCTTTTGTATAGAAAAAGAAACATTTAGACGTACACGGTACAACCAGTTCTGCAATATGTCCTTTGATAGAGGATTGATGCCCATGAAATAATCAAAATGACCACACAAATTAAACTAGACATAAGACTTTAATTCACAAGAATGGTAGCATAAATCCTTTTTGACCACACAAATTAAACTAGACATAAGACTTTAATTCACAAGAATGGTAGCATAAATCCTTTTTGTGAGAAAAGACCAAGTAGATAGATCTCATCTAATCTAGAACAGCTGAGCTGTATGAGGAACAGTAAGGCTTGATACTTATGTTGGTTACAGCCTGATCCCCCATTATCTGATAAAATTCTTGAGGATGAGGTGGGATGAAAGCCCTTTTATATAAGCATTACTTTGCCcattttatccttattttccTAAATTAAAGACCCAACACCATGTGCACAAGCACTACAAGAATGAATCGACACAAATGATTTTCCAGAGTCCAAACTAGACTGATCTATGTGCTCCTGCTTTGGCTTCTCCAGTAGCAAACATAGAAGGTAAGCTCTAAAATAATATCTACAGATATCAATGCCTATTGCAGTGCAATTAGTGTCCTGTTCACTCTGTGTGCTAAGCCTAGTCAAAATCCCGTGGTATTTGTAGgtaaattataattcaataagGAAAAAAAATGTCATATCTTTCAAATTCTATGCCAACTATAccataatatattatgaaaatCCAGCATAAATAGTACATCATTTAGCCATCTAGTCTTTGTCAGCActctttaaataataaaatattggtCGAGGAAGACAAACCTGTTGCAAGTCCTCTTGTTCGGTCAAGTTATTTAGATCTATCCAAAAAATGTCAAAATTGCTTGTCCTAGGACTGTTTGTGGATGATGTGGATGTCATGCTTCCATTTGAGGATGGAGGGCCACACTGGTTTACCAATTTTCCCAAGTGGCTCTTCAAGTTCACTGAGGTTGCTAGATGAGAATCTTCAATGCAGGCAGTGTCCATCTCATGCAGATCCTCCAGCATTCCATCCATCCCTTTACTTCGCCATTCAATGAACTTCGGCGAATTACTTTCTGATGTTGCTGGAAAGTTTGCAGTCTGCAACCTCAAAATATCTGGGTTTACATGAGTTTCATGATTGCTAGAATTGCGCAGTTCTAACAAGTGTTCTAGTAACTCGGCAAGCTTAAAGAGACGGTCATCAACAACTAAATGTTTTGAAACACATTTATCAGCATAAGCGCATATATAGGAATGAGGCTCCAAATGCATAGAAGGAACTAGCTCTTCACATATTCGGCATATCACTAGATTAGAATCCTCAAGCAAGTTATCATGCTCCCTGTTTACTTGACTCCCACCATCCAAGCCATGGAGTTTGTTAACAGCTGAAAGAAGATTAGGCTGCAAATTTGAAGGAGATGTATTTTTACCGACGGACATGTAACTGGTTCCTAATTGAGGTTCCTCCTCATGAAGAGGCAACTCAGAGCTGCTGTCAATTGCCCAAGAAGGAAAGCCAGTTTGAGCTTTCCCCTGTAGCTTACGCTTGGGATCACCCTTCAATTTCAAAACATTGCTAGCATCAGAATCCACAAATCCTTTCTTTGCAACCCAACTCTTGTCAACAGACGGGACCCTTCCTAAACATTCCATGACCTTGTTGAGTGATCTCTCATGCACCAAACCATCATCATTGTCAAAATGTAATAGCCTTGTGCACCGAGTCAATATAAAAAGGACGCGAGTAACTAGTACTTTCAGTGGTCCTGCTTCACATTTCAGTCTCTTTTCAGTCAAATCTTGGACGATTGCTTCACATTTTGTTCGGAAGTCTATTGAACTCATATCAACACATTGTTGAGCAAGAACGGAAAGTTCCTCTGCCATTTTATATTCCTCCAGTGTTACAAAATCAGATTTGTGCAGAATTTCCTGCATTTCTTGCAAAAACATTCCCAACTCAATGTCCACAACTTGTTTTGCTGCATCAAATCTCGAGTGAAGTGATCCCAAGAGCTCCTAGATGTCATGTAATAGGTCAATAAACATACTTGATATTGTAAACACAAAAAGATTAAACGAAGACAAACAAGCATCACATTGACACCAGTATAGACATTCGAAAGTATCCATAGGTCAAAGTAGTTATTTTCCCATAAATACCCAAGAATCTTAATTTGACAGGGACGAAATAATTTGGGCTATCCTAATAAGCACACAATAATACATCAGAACATAAAACACTGAGATTAATGTCATATGTACCTTCAAATCATTGAAGCTTTGAGCCCTTGGATTCACAGAGTGAATGCTGCCTGTTGGACCCAATTCATGTGAAAAACTTTTTAGACCTTTAGGTACTCTTTCTGCTGATGTTTTTCCAAGTGAAAACTCTTTTTTAGAAGAATTCTTCTGCCCCTTGGGAAATTTTCTTCTGGTCATTTCTTTGTCGGGCATGTTGTGAGCTGATGTGGACTGTCAAATTTGTTGCATGCATGAGCAATTCAGTGCCAGCTAAAGAGAAAGAAACAAACATTGCAAACCCAGATCATTCTCCTAATGCCTCACCTTGGTCCTTGGAAAATCACCCAAAGTTTGGTCAGAATCCTTGAACAAGGACGAAGTGAACCACCGAGCTATCTTCCTTCCTTTGCCGAATCCTGGCCCCAAAGTAATTTCAGGTAAAATGTGTTTCAATTGAAGAATTCAGTAAGAAGATGTGATTAGCTCTGGTGCATGCATACAGACAACCGCTTGAATGTACGCGTGTGCATGTGCgtgtgtgagagagagaggGAGAGAGTAGAAAGAGAGAGACTTTGGAGAACTATGAGGTGTGCAGTCTATTTTCCCCATTTAAACATAATTTCAATGCCCACAATTCTAAGATCTCATTAATTGTAAATGTGGTGTGTAGCTTGATTACATTCATATCCAATATCTGATTAAGCGTAATCTCATTAAATGAGAATCGCACAAGGCAGATTGCCTGAATTTGTACACAGCTTTAGCTTAAGATAATTATCTCATCTCAATTTTTACTGCTTCTTTTATGGTGAATGCGAGTAAATTGTCTTAGCCATGTACATTTAAAAGACATTTGCCCACTTTACAAGCCCCTAATACCAGCAGAATCCTATGAAGTTTTATGCATTCTCGACTCATAACTGATTAACTCCCAGTGTCCTAGCACCATATTGAACATGCGCATCACACTTCTACACTGACAGTCTAAAACATTACCACTGTCATGTGTCATGAGAACTTAAAAATCAAAGACAGCAAAAATTTATtgcaaaaaataaatcaactgAGGTCAGCAACAGCAATGATCCCAATAACGAAACTTACCCATAAAGAGCAAGTTGTGTTATAATAATTCTAATGAAACAACCCACTACCTCAAATCTAACTTTTTGTTTGCTATAGCCATAAGTCCTTGGGCCTCATAACCACTTACCAAACAGGATTATGAAATAAGAGTAAAAGAAAATTTATGAATCAAAATTTCTCAATGATCATTGATGCAACAATACATTGAACATGGATAAACTAATAGTTAATTACACAAGGAATACCAAATAGAGCCTGGTCTTCATCTCAAATCCCAAATTAAAACGCATATACATagtaattataaataaaaaaaagcatGGGAAAAAAGCCTGCTAAACTTACCGAAAcggaaaaaaaaactcaaaccaCGTTCCACGCATGcgaaaactaaaataaataaataaaatccgaACCCTGTTTAGGATGAAACAATTTCCCGGGCCCTTCATCAACAATCTTAGGTTTCTGCTTCCTAAACGTCCTAGAAAACGAAGCTCCAGCAGATGGAGACTCGCTGTAGTGATCCGAATCCTCAGCTCCCGAACTCACCCTTTCACGAGGCACGATCCTCCGAGTCTTGATTCTGTTCAATCCGGTGGGGATCCCGACTTCCGGCAGGTACTCCGCCACACCGTTCCGATCTCGGACCGCCATTTTTGACCCCGTCAAACTGAACTGTTACAGTACAAAGCTTGGATGAATCCGCCAATCTGTGACGTGAGGTGCAGGAGAAGGATTTGCGAGCTGCGAAGTGGTGAAAAATCTCAACTGAAAACGGAATTTCCGGTGGAGAGTAATTTGAAATGAATTAAGGAGTGCGCCAAATGAATTTCATTTAAtgttttttgtttaaattaaattaaatttgtgGTGGCTGGGCTCGGTTTGAATATGAATATTCTCCACAATTCCCAGCACAAAATCAAACCTCCATTTCCTTATAATTTGTTAAAAACGGTCAACCGGAAGGAGACCTTATCTTATATGAATGGGAAGGAACAATTGCTTATGTTGAAGTTAAATTGAGGGATGTACATGAGCTGCTGGGACTTAAAGGAGGGAGCAACCtaaaagagtgggtgtccggttagccaacttgtggctaagggcttttgtgattctatgtataaacaatctttgtttaatataatttacattcattaatggcattatctttgtctttcttcatattgttatattgtgatatactattgttgttttgataaataccttgaatatactatattgtaagtaagatgagatagtgaataaagagagatcactattatgaaacacatcttatagtcactgtatattctaaacaattccttgtcaattgagtcgtccgctaataaggataaggatcgctcgagaatgagactagcatttgtgatgccaagtaccatgtttcattggtaatggacatagagatgttcaaagcatgcaaatggatattcatatgatgaatgatcgaactaccctattcggactttccaagtggttatcacttatcgagtggataaagtccgcagttttggttgtacaccattagttcttactacttgaaacatcattgagactctatatgctagtactgtactttgactcgtttaccggctctattggggtcatcaggtgtcgggattgagtacagttacgacacatataggagtcgatgctttgttgtcaaggattcaccacatacttgcgagtgtgaatatcatatgcgatctgaggagatattagtgtgacgaatctctggccagagtacatgatgtgttttaggttactcggttttcctagtaatacatgcgatgccactatttgatctccaagatgtaatgcatagttatcgaatctcgaacgactctcgatgcaccaatggttgttgattcgatcgggatatatggatgaagggaccgtactgtacgctaaccaaaatctacgggttcttgcaggcactatcagtgatacctagggaatcatggggcgatgttgctagacgctcttaccattattcgttgggcaagtcggaaattgttgttccgagtcacaaggagttgtgagcccacggctagctgtatccctgaaccattgagggtcacacaagtaatggattactaaaccccgttgagatagttaaatttaaagagttaaatttaatgaaaaagaagttggacttcttaactaaaagggagtggaatttcctaaaatgacatagggatgggcatttttggaaatcactgaattcggattcagaaaaattatcttgactctaaaaggtgcagaaatggtttctgtgcacattggtgaaatcggtttatcaatcggagtcatgatgaattttatattaaattctataacaacgggcttggcttgttgggcttaagttatggattgtgggccctaaggagttagagtcctaatacaattataacttaatttagtctaaaaattatctataaatacatgtttagtgttcgaaaattgacacaattcattcttgcaattttcgaaatcacaCATATTTtaaaggggaattttcgaaaattcctctgtccctttagagaaaa
Proteins encoded:
- the LOC140877491 gene encoding probable serine/threonine protein kinase IRE4 isoform X2, whose protein sequence is MAVRDRNGVAEYLPEVGIPTGLNRIKTRRIVPRERVSSGAEDSDHYSESPSAGASFSRTFRKQKPKIVDEGPGKLFHPKQGFGKGRKIARWFTSSLFKDSDQTLGDFPRTKSTSAHNMPDKEMTRRKFPKGQKNSSKKEFSLGKTSAERVPKGLKSFSHELGPTGSIHSVNPRAQSFNDLKELLGSLHSRFDAAKQVVDIELGMFLQEMQEILHKSDFVTLEEYKMAEELSVLAQQCVDMSSIDFRTKCEAIVQDLTEKRLKCEAGPLKVLVTRVLFILTRCTRLLHFDNDDGLVHERSLNKVMECLGRVPSVDKSWVAKKGFVDSDASNVLKLKGDPKRKLQGKAQTGFPSWAIDSSSELPLHEEEPQLGTSYMSVGKNTSPSNLQPNLLSAVNKLHGLDGGSQVNREHDNLLEDSNLVICRICEELVPSMHLEPHSYICAYADKCVSKHLVVDDRLFKLAELLEHLLELRNSSNHETHVNPDILRLQTANFPATSESNSPKFIEWRSKGMDGMLEDLHEMDTACIEDSHLATSVNLKSHLGKLVNQCGPPSSNGSMTSTSSTNSPRTSNFDIFWIDLNNLTEQEDLQQIIDLADIARCVAETDLSDGGSHEFLLDCMQDLQDILQHTKHKALLVDTFGSRIESLLREKYIHACNLVDDVNDVPHPESSRSLLDSTSQSSTTSTPSHRTHKERISIDDFDIIKPISRGAYGKVFLARKRTTGDLFAIKVLKKLDILRKNDIERILAERNILITVRFFYSFTSTDHLYLVMEYLNGGDLYSLLRKIGCLEEVVARTYIAELVLALEYLHSLGIVHRDLKPDNILIAHDGHIKLTDFGLSKIGLMNCTTDLSGPEIKTFEGPEMHGRLNTDSEDSHQSAVGTPDYLAPEILLGTEHGYASDWWSVGIILFEFITGIPPFTADHPEIIFDNILNRKIPWPSVPTEMSFEAQDLIDRLLLHDPNLRLGAKGASEVKAHPFFSGVDWNNLALQKAAFVPQPDSIDDTSYFVSRYNSTGIHDEISLDSTSESSELHSNSGLENMDECGDLAEFNSPLDLSLINFSFKNLSQLASINHDVLLQSWKDSSSPCKGSLISPSS
- the LOC140877491 gene encoding probable serine/threonine protein kinase IRE4 isoform X1; the encoded protein is MAVRDRNGVAEYLPEVGIPTGLNRIKTRRIVPRERVSSGAEDSDHYSESPSAGASFSRTFRKQKPKIVDEGPGKLFHPKQGFGKGRKIARWFTSSLFKDSDQTLGDFPRTKSTSAHNMPDKEMTRRKFPKGQKNSSKKEFSLGKTSAERVPKGLKSFSHELGPTGSIHSVNPRAQSFNDLKELLGSLHSRFDAAKQVVDIELGMFLQEMQEILHKSDFVTLEEYKMAEELSVLAQQCVDMSSIDFRTKCEAIVQDLTEKRLKCEAGPLKVLVTRVLFILTRCTRLLHFDNDDGLVHERSLNKVMECLGRVPSVDKSWVAKKGFVDSDASNVLKLKGDPKRKLQGKAQTGFPSWAIDSSSELPLHEEEPQLGTSYMSVGKNTSPSNLQPNLLSAVNKLHGLDGGSQVNREHDNLLEDSNLVICRICEELVPSMHLEPHSYICAYADKCVSKHLVVDDRLFKLAELLEHLLELRNSSNHETHVNPDILRLQTANFPATSESNSPKFIEWRSKGMDGMLEDLHEMDTACIEDSHLATSVNLKSHLGKLVNQCGPPSSNGSMTSTSSTNSPRTSNFDIFWIDLNNLTEQEDLQQIIDLADIARCVAETDLSDGGSHEFLLDCMQDLQDILQHTKHKALLVDTFGSRIESLLREKYIHACNLVDDVNDVPHPESSRSLLDSTSQSSTTSTPSHRTHKERISIDDFDIIKPISRGAYGKVFLARKRTTGDLFAIKVLKKLDILRKNDIERILAERNILITVRNPFVVRFFYSFTSTDHLYLVMEYLNGGDLYSLLRKIGCLEEVVARTYIAELVLALEYLHSLGIVHRDLKPDNILIAHDGHIKLTDFGLSKIGLMNCTTDLSGPEIKTFEGPEMHGRLNTDSEDSHQSAVGTPDYLAPEILLGTEHGYASDWWSVGIILFEFITGIPPFTADHPEIIFDNILNRKIPWPSVPTEMSFEAQDLIDRLLLHDPNLRLGAKGASEVKAHPFFSGVDWNNLALQKAAFVPQPDSIDDTSYFVSRYNSTGIHDEISLDSTSESSELHSNSGLENMDECGDLAEFNSPLDLSLINFSFKNLSQLASINHDVLLQSWKDSSSPCKGSLISPSS